TTCTCATAAAAAAAGTCCAATACCTATGTGACAAACTGCTTATTGCGATAGAAGAAAAGAAAGTATTTGATCAGGAAATGATTGATCTAGCAAAAAATACGACTGAGTTTGAAAACATTATTTCAATTCCTGGCATCGGAGAACTCACAGCTGCATTGCTTATTGGGGAGCTTGGTGATATTAGAAATTTTAAAACAAATAAACAATTGAATGCATTTGTAGGTATTGATATTAAACGGTATCAATCAGGAACTTCAAAAAGTAGGGATACGATCAACAAAAGAGGAAATAAAAAAGCAAGACGTTTATTGTACTTAATCATTATGAACATTATTAGGGGAAGAAATCATTATCAAAGCCATATTGTGGATTATTATTACAAATTAAGAGAGCAGCCTCATGGGAAACCCCACAAGACTGCCGTAATAGCGAGTATCAATCGCTTATTAAAGACCATTCACTACTTGATAGTCAATGATAAATTATATGATTATCAGAAAGCACCACACTAACGAAACCATATAATCATATACATCATAACACCTTATTCAAAAAAGTAAAAATTGGACGGTTTAGTTCAGTAATGTCATTTTTAATTAACACGCCCTTGACAAATCGTAGGAAAGGAGCTGGGACATAAAAATTTTTGATGCTATTGATGCAATATTTTTGTTAAACTTGCCCTCCCTATGATTCGTGGCTTTAGATTGCCTTCATGGCTTCGCGTTCTTACTAGGGGCTGAGGGGAGGTTGTGACAAAAGCGCTTAGGATTTGAGCAGAACAGAGCGATGAGCAAAATTGATTTCCAAATTTTGCCGAAATCGCGGGAGTTCTGTCGAAAATCCTGCTTTTGGAACACCGTTTATTGATTCCCAGCGCACCCATTCATTGTGGATTTTGGGAGCAGTACAGAAATCTCATGTGTAACAAAGATTTCGTCGTACTGCCCCCGCAAGGCTGACTAGACTTCTCAAAAGTGTGTACGTTGAGAAGTCAGACAGCTACTGCGATAAACAGCAACCACTATTAAAGTTAAGAAGTCACTGTTAGCAGTATGCAGGCAATTCCCTCAGGAGTCTCAGCCTTCTGGGCAATCTTATATCAAATACACAGAACTGAAGGCAAGTTTATGAAATCAAGAAAACAATAGCATCAATTTTTATCCCATTCACGCTCATTTTCCGACCGTTTTAAAGCCATTAATGAATATGCAATCTATGTATGGCTTGAGGCTTAATTTTTTCAAGCCCCATCCTTTGGTATACACAACAAAATATAGTAAAGGAGCTGAGGAATCTTAATGTTCCAGCTCCGTTTCCTTTTGTTGTAAACGACTTCCCCCGAAAACGCTGTTCATCGCATTCAGTTATGCACGCTACATCATCTTCATTTTCGACATTTAGGCATGCCTTTACGTATTTTTATATCAAATTAATTGCGTTTAAGTATATTATATTTACAACTATGAAATAATCATAAATTTATGTATAAGAAGATTTAAAATAAAGTTATACAATAAGAGGAGGTGTTTCAAATGGGTGATTTATTTGAGTCAATCACAAACATTGTAACTTCTGCCATTCAGCACGACTGGGTGAACATGGGTGCTGCGATTGTCGCTACAGTGCAGCATGCTGTCGAATTAATCGCAAAATTATTCGGTTTGGGTTAGGCATTCAAAGAGTAGAAAAATCTCCTAATCACGCCCACTGGAGAACTTGGAAAATGAAAAGCATAAGATGCATCCACACACCACAGACATGAACTGTAACTTCTGATTCAATCACATTTGGGGGCTAGGGTGAATAAATATCCTAGCCCTGATCAAAGTCCTCAAACTACGATAATGCATTACAATTAAATCGTTACATCAATAAAACAGGGTTGAGACACCGAAATGTCCCAACCCTGTTTTATATGCGTGTCCTTAAGACTCGAATTAACGAATTTCTTGGATACGTGCAGCTTTACCACGAAGGCTACGTAAGTAATAAAGTTTCGCACGACGTACTTTACCGCGACGTTTCACTTCGATTTTCTCGATTTTTGGTGTGTGTAATGGGAACGTACGTTCAACACCTACACCTGATGAGATTTTACGAACAGTGAATGTTTCAGAAATACCGCCACCACGACGTTTGATTACAACACCTTCGAATACTTGGATACGTTCACGAGTACCCTCGATGATACGTACGTGTACACGTAAAGTGTCACCAGGACGGAATGATGGGATATCGTCACGTAATTGTGATTTTGTTACTGCTTCAATTAATTTGTGATTTGTCATTATTAATTCTCTCCTTCAACCTATGTTCTTGCCTCGACAATATATAGCAGCGGATCATAGTGATATTCGTGTTTCCACACTTAAAATATACTAGCATACATTCAGGCTTATTTCAATGTTCTTTTTAACGATTGAATGAATTTCTGATCTTGATCTGTCAATGGATAATGGTCCAATAAATCAGGACGTTTCAGCCAAGTACGTGTCAATGACTGCTCATGACGCCATTGTGCAATTTTCGCATGATCCCCAGACAACAGCACATCCGGTACCGTCATCCCCTCATAATCACTCGGACGCGTATATTGCGGATATTCTAATAAACCGCTCGAAAATGAATCATCTTCATGCGACACTTGGTTCCCTAACACACCCGGAATGAGACGCACAATCGCATCTGTCATGACCATTGCAGGCAACTCGCCCCCTGTCAGCACATAATCGCCGACAGAAATTTCGTCTGTAACGAGATGTTCGCGAATCCGTTCATCATAACCTTCATAATGGCCACAAATAAAAACGAGATGTTCCGCTTCAGCGAGAGACTCCGCCAACTTTTGATTGAACGGTTGTCCTTGTGGCGTCATTAAAATCACACGTGTCCTTTCTGAAACTTCCAAATCTGCCATCGCATTAAAAATCGGTTCAGGCTTCAATACCATCCCTTGCCCGCCACCGTATGGATAATCATCGACTTGATTATGTTTATTGTTGGCATAATCACGAAAATTAATCAATCGCGTCGTTAATGTGTTATTTTCTCTTGCACGCTTTAAAATAGACTGATTGAGGACACCTTCAAACATTTCTGGGAAGAGCGTTAAGTAGTCGATTTTCATTCGTTTAACAACCCTTCTAACGGTGTAATCACGATACGACGTCCTTTAATGTCCACTTCTTTCACGACATCCGCAATGTAAGGAATAAGATGTTCTTTGTCACCTTTCACGACCCACACATCATTCGCACCTGTTTCAAAAATTTCCGTGACGCGACCAATCGGACGATCACCGTCAAACACCGTACAACCAATAATATCTGAGTAATAAAACTCATGTTCGTCTAATTCAATCGCTTCATGATCACGCTCTTGATAAAGATGTGTCCCTTTCAAATGTTCGATGTCATTAATATTCGTATAGCCTTCAAACGTCAACATATGTAAGCCTTTATGCATACGATGGGACTTCACAGTTAACGACAGGGGTTGACCTTGATATTCTGCTTGTAACACTTCACCGGGTTGAAAGCGAATCTCTGTAAAATCCGAATGAGACTGAACTTTGACTTCACCTTTAATCCCGTGTGTGTTCACAATTTTACCCACTTCTACTTTCATATCGTGAGCCTCCTATTATCACTATTTATACAAAAAAGAGATGAGACCGAAGCCCCTCTCATCAAGTCACTTCTCGTCTCACCTCATGATTGGTGATTCCATGTATATAGAGTTTCAAATCATCTCTCAACTTGAACTCCAGAAAGGCGACTCGATATTTAAAACTTGAAATTTACTGTTTTAAAGTCAGTCACTTCTTGCACGACTACTCTTATCGATCCTGTCATGCACTATCCGCTTGAATCACCGCGATATCAACAAACGTTATCGCTTAAAATCAAATAGGAAAGGTGTCTCTCCCTTCCCCGTTGATATGCTTACATTATTTTGCTTTTTTCTGTTCGTCAAAAGTTTTTAAGATACCTTCACGTGATAAAAGGTTATGAACTGTATCTGTTGGTTTCGCACCGTCTTTTAACCATTTAAGTGCTAATTCTGCATCGATTTTAACTTCCGGTGCATTTACCGCTGCTGGGTTGTAAGTACCGATTTGTTCGATGATACGACCGTCACGTGGTGAACGTGCGTCTGCTACTACGATACGATAGAATGGGTTTCTTTTTGAACCTAAACGTGTTAAACGAATTTTAACTGCCATTTATAATTCTCTCCTTTAATGTCATAAGTTTTGTTATCTACAAGAAATTATAATAACAGGAACTCACGGTTTTGTAAAGAGAAAATACTTTACCATTTTAAAATTTCTATCGCACTGTGCTACATATGTGGATGGGACATAAAAATTTTTGATGCTATTGACACGGAATATTTTTTAACTTGCCCTCAATAATTTAGGCTTTGATTGCCTTCATGGCTTCCCTTTCCTAGGCTGGCCCTTCAACTAAATTCGGCTTGATTGAAGCATACATAAGATGGGCGCCGAATTGGATTTTGGGAGCAGTACAGAAATCTCATGTGTAACAAAGATTTCGTCGTACTGCCCCCGCAAGGCTGACTAGACTTCTCAAAAGCATGTGCATTGAGAAGTCAGACAGCTACTGCGATAAACAGTAACCACTTTTGAAGTTAAATGACATTATTTTGTCTTTAACATAACCACTCAGGAATCTCGCCCAGATTGTGTGTCAATAAGGCTTTTTGTTTTAAAGGAAGAATCGTTCATGCAATCTGCTTCGGTTTTGAAAGCAGGGATATATGTAATTAAAAAATGCAAACCGTTCATCTTTTGTTGGTGTGGGTATCGCACAGTTAGAGAGCTGGACAATTTTTTATTGATGTTTAGATTAGCATTATATGTAAGATTAAAAACAAGATAATTAGAACAAAACATGTTTTAGATTTGGACAACTTTAATTTTTGAACAAAAAAACACACCCGATAAGGCGTGATGGGTTAAACATATTCTAAATTACAGTGTTTTCGCATTAACCACTTGCTTGGTATCGGTTAATAACTCAGAAAGAAGGATAATTTCACTCTCAATTAACTTGATAATCTTTCAAAATAACGTCTATTTCATCTTTGGCTTTAACTTTCGTTGCCCTCACATTTGTTTTATTGACGCTTTTATTCTCGCTAACATCCATCGCGTTTAAAAGTTTTTCAGCTGATTTTTGTGTAAATTTATATACTGTCATAATACTGATTGTAGGCATACGCCTTACACCTTTCTTTTGGTATAAATATGTTCCTTATAATCATCATAATTCTTATTATTGTGTACATAATATTTAACTCATCTTATCCTTCAATCTTACATTGATACTCATACAACTTTTCAGCAGTTTGTAGTGTAATCCCATCAAGCTCACGTTTACCATTTCTTAAATCACTTATTCTCCCTGTACTTACACCTGTTTCTTGATGAATTTTATACGCACTTACCTGACTGTTAATCAAACGTTCAATCGTCTTTTTGTATTCTGACAATATTCTCACCTTCATATCGATAGCCTAATTTTCGCATATGCAAGATTCTCGCTAACTTAATGATTTGCGGGATTAGAAAAATGAATATTATCATTACTAACTTGACTAAACTCATTTGAAATCCTCCCTATTTCAATGTATAATGTGAGTGTAAGTGGAGGGAGCCACGAATGACTCCCGAAATAATTAATCAATATCTTGATTGTTTGGCTTTTTGCTAACTAATAGATAGCTTATATGCCACAATCTCAATTGTCTTAGCACTAACGGTAGAATGAGTACAATGGCTACTTGTACATCTCTACTAGTTAGTGCTTTTATTATTTCGTGCATTGGGCCGCTCACCTCCCTTACACTCAATGAGTAAGCTATTGCTCACATTAATCATTATATCACCCATTTGGGATATATGCGACAATTTTTTTAAATTATCGAGCTTTGAAGTAAATTTGAATATTAAAATTCATAGATACATTCCTGTGTTAAATTTAGCACCCTCTCATTCAATCTTCAAATAGTCAGTTATGAGTTCTGTATGTTCTTCAATTTTTTATTGCTTATTTCTGCTCCTTCTTTAATCATACTAACACCCTAAACTTAACTTTGATATTATCGGGACCAACTGTAAATGCTTCCTCTGTTTCTTCACAGTGAATTTCATTCTTTAAAATTTTCAATGTAAAGTAATCTTCATACTTGAAAATATACCAATCACTTAAATCGAGATGTTGTCTTATCTAAGCAAGCATCACGTCTTCCCCTTGCTTCGTATAAAAAGTCTCATTGGAAAAGTACGTATGATTTCTGTGATTGCTAATTCGAATCGGCATATAAGCGGCTGACCCTCTGCGGAACAACACATAAATCGAACCTTTCGAATTTTTACGCGATAACAACAAAATCTTCTCGCCATCATGTAAAATAGCCTGAAGTTTAGATTCAATATCCTCCATCGCCTCACGCCCCTCTCTTATCGGAATATCACAAGTAGCCATTAAGAAACGTTACGAATACACTTCAAGATAAAACGTATAACGCACCCAAGTATTCCCTTTCACTTGGATGCGCACTATCACTCAAATTCAGACAAACATTTTTTGTAAGAAACCTTGTTTGCGCTGTTTTAAGTTTTCAATCTTTTGACCCTGTAACTCAATTTGTTGGTCAAGTTTGCTGAAGAAATCACCAATTTTCTGTTGTTCTTTGATAACGGGTAATTTAATTTTAAAATTTAATAATATATCTTCATGAATTCGTTTGCTACCTGTACCTGATGAAAAAGCCTCCATTCTCTTATAATAATTTTTCCTTGAGATATAGTTTATAAAATAATCGGCGTTGATTTTTGAATAATCAATATCTAAAGCTGGTACATCTC
Above is a genomic segment from Staphylococcus delphini containing:
- a CDS encoding beta-class phenol-soluble modulin, which produces MGDLFESITNIVTSAIQHDWVNMGAAIVATVQHAVELIAKLFGLG
- the rplS gene encoding 50S ribosomal protein L19, which translates into the protein MTNHKLIEAVTKSQLRDDIPSFRPGDTLRVHVRIIEGTRERIQVFEGVVIKRRGGGISETFTVRKISSGVGVERTFPLHTPKIEKIEVKRRGKVRRAKLYYLRSLRGKAARIQEIR
- the trmD gene encoding tRNA (guanosine(37)-N1)-methyltransferase TrmD, whose product is MKIDYLTLFPEMFEGVLNQSILKRARENNTLTTRLINFRDYANNKHNQVDDYPYGGGQGMVLKPEPIFNAMADLEVSERTRVILMTPQGQPFNQKLAESLAEAEHLVFICGHYEGYDERIREHLVTDEISVGDYVLTGGELPAMVMTDAIVRLIPGVLGNQVSHEDDSFSSGLLEYPQYTRPSDYEGMTVPDVLLSGDHAKIAQWRHEQSLTRTWLKRPDLLDHYPLTDQDQKFIQSLKRTLK
- the rimM gene encoding ribosome maturation factor RimM (Essential for efficient processing of 16S rRNA); amino-acid sequence: MKVEVGKIVNTHGIKGEVKVQSHSDFTEIRFQPGEVLQAEYQGQPLSLTVKSHRMHKGLHMLTFEGYTNINDIEHLKGTHLYQERDHEAIELDEHEFYYSDIIGCTVFDGDRPIGRVTEIFETGANDVWVVKGDKEHLIPYIADVVKEVDIKGRRIVITPLEGLLNE
- the rpsP gene encoding 30S ribosomal protein S16, coding for MAVKIRLTRLGSKRNPFYRIVVADARSPRDGRIIEQIGTYNPAAVNAPEVKIDAELALKWLKDGAKPTDTVHNLLSREGILKTFDEQKKAK